A window of Pirellulales bacterium genomic DNA:
CGCTTTGACCCGTTTACCGATAACGACATTGGACCCGAGGTTGATGGGGGCCGCCCGCGCGATTACAACCGCCCCATTCCCGAAGTGCAGCGCGCCCGCTGGCAGTTGCGGTAAACGCATCTTGGCCTGCGCGGGGTCTTTAGCCGCGGCGGTGCCCCTGGAATCGATTCATTCGTTAAACCATCTAGCTTGACGTCGGCACTTCGTCGCGCAGATCGTCCATGACGGCGCTCGCGGTCCCCAGATTTGTCGCCAACGGCACGGAATGGACATCGCACACCCGCATCAAGGCCGAGACATCCGGCTCGTGCGGCTGCGCGGTCAGCGGATCCCGCAAAAAGATCACCGCGCGGATTTGCCCCAGCGCGACCCGCCCGCCAATAATCAGGTCCCCTCCTTCCGGCCCATGTATCACGCATTCCGTCCGCAAGCCCAGTTGTTCATTGAGCAATTGGCCCGTGCTGGCGGTCGCCACCAGGTTAAATTTTCCCAGCACGGCCTGATGGGTGCGGACAAAATCCAAGAGCGCGGGTTTCATCCGGTCATGGGCGATCAGGGCGACAGTGGGTTTTACGGGTGGTGGCATGGATTTTTACAGAGTTAAGACTTGAAATTTGGAATTTTAGATTGCGGTGTTAAAGTTTTCCCTCTAAATGATTTGTGAGCATCAGTCAGTTCCACTTTTGCTGCGTTCTCTCTGAAAATGCATTTGAGCCACGGATAGGCACGGATTTTCACGGATTTGAAATTTCAAATCTGCGATTTCAAATGTAGTTTTATAGATTCCCTCTTTTTGATCCGCGAAAATCACTCAAATCCGCGTCATCTGCATTTCCCTCTGTAATTCTTCTCCGTGAGTCTCAGTGGATTCTCCGCGACTCCGTGGTGAATGAATTCTGTCCCTTGCTAACGCTGCGGGCTTGGGTTGTGTCCCAACTATCCACTCGTCACTCGCCACCCTAGTTCCGTCCGGCGGACGGGACCTACTGCCCCTCGTCCCTCACCCCTTGCCCCACGCCTCTCGTCCCTCACCCCTCGCCACCCTAGTTCCGTCCGGCGGACGGGACCTACTGCCCCTTGCCGCTGTTGACGCAGCGGGCTAGCGGTCATTCATTATCCGCGCGTTGCCATTGGTGTCAAATTCGATCTTTCCTGGATTAAATTCCAGCGGCGGCAAAGGTTGACCGCGCACCGCGGCATATTGATACTCGGCCAAATTGGTGCGGGCCAGCTTGCGCAGGCCGACATACGATGTCGTCCAGCGGGGATTGATTTCGATGACAACGTCTTCAAATCCCGCCGCTGAATTCGCCAAGACCAGATCCAGGCCCACATACCCGCGAAACGGGGGTAAACAATCGAGCGCGCGTCGCGCTAATTCGCACATGCGCCGCGCTAGTTCGTCGCCCAGTGGGATACGCCCCCCCACATAACTTATATCCTTACGTGAACCATATATCAGCATTTGCTCTCCAGGAGGGCAAAGTTGGTAATGCTTTTGACCCGTTGCAGAGGAGCCCATCCCGATCGCCGCAATACTGGCGGGCATACCCGGCACATACCGCTCCCAGCGCCAGGCATCCAGCATTTTTCCAGTGGCTGTTTCCCGATGCCAATCCCTCATTTCCCGCTCGCCAGTTAATATCCGCACCCCCCAGCCCCCCGCTCCAGCGCGCGGTTTGACGACAATGGCAGGCCAGACGGCTTGACTCTGATACAATTGCTCTAAAAACTGCTCCTCGCTCTTCGGCACGATACCACCGATTGGCACCGGCACATCGGCGGCGCGCAAAAACTCGCATAACTGGTGTTTATCCGCCGCCAGCCGCACCCAGGCAGAGTCTGGTCCCAGTAAGCGCCCCCCGGCTTCTTCGATGATTCTACTGCGATGTTCCAAGAGTCCATCCGTCTCGGGAGCAAGAATCCCCACTGCGTCACAATCCTTTGCCGCCTGGCTTAAGAAATCATCAATACTATCCCGCAGGTTTATGGCGCGCAGTCGAACGCGCTCACATAATCCCAAGGGTAGCTCCGATTGTGCGCTCCAAGCCAGTTCGACCGTGAACCTCGCCACTGCGGCAAAGTCATTTGCCACGGCGCAAATCAGGGCCCCCCCCTCGGTTCGAATCTTATTTGCCAGACTTGGCGTGGGATCGCCATTTGCCGCGACTGCGTTGCATTCTTCCCATAAAATGATTTTAGGCATGGAATCTATCCAAAATTTACGGCGCTATCGCGGGTTCACGTGTTTGCCTGGCTTAACACGATCTGAATAATTACATTCGTCGGGAAAAGATGGATTAGGAAACCATTTGGCAATTTGCGTGAAGGGCGGTATGTTGACGGAATTGCAAATTTACGATTCCCAACTTAACTTTGTCGGCGCATGATGACCACCTTAAATACCTCGTTTTACACTTGGTTTGCAATCGGTTGGCTGGCTCTCCCCGTTTGCCTGTCCGCCCATGAAGGCCCCGACCACAAACATCCTCCGGCCCGGCCTGTCGCTCCGCGCGAGTTGTACCGCCCGACGGCGGCGCCTGACCGGGTGATTTTGACCCTGGCAGCCGACCCCGCCCGTGCTCAGGGTGTCACGTGGCGGACTAGCACCGAGGTCGCGCAGGCCAAGGCGCAGATTTTACCCGCGGAACATGGGCCAATTGATCCGCGCAAAGCGGCTAATAGCGAGGCAGTGACCACTCCCCTGGCCACCGATCTAGGGGATGCCCATTATCATAGCGTGTTGTTTGCGGACCTGCAGCCCCGGACCAAGTACGCCTACCGCGTGGGGGATGGAATCAACTGGAGCGAATGGTTCCACTTTACCACCGCCGCGGACAAGCCGGAGCCATTTTCGTTTATCTATTTTGGCGACGCGCAAAACGACATCAAGTCGCAATGGTCGCGGGTCGTGCGCGAAGCCTACGGCGACATGCCCGACGCCCGCTTTATGTTGCACGCGGGAGACTTGATTAATAATCCCAATAGCGACGCCGAATGGGGGGAGTGGTTTTTTGCCGGCGGTTGGCTGAATGGCTCGCTCAACACGTTGCCGACGCCGGGTAATCATGAATATGGCAAAAAGACTCCGCTGGGGAAAAGCGAGCTCTCGGGACATTGGCGGGCGCAATTTACCCTGCCCGAGAACGGCCCCGCCAACCTGCCCGAAACGGCCTATTTTATCGATTACCAAGGCACGCGGATTATTTCGCTAAATAGCAATGAGCAGCAAGCGGAACAAGCGGCCTGGTTGGAAAAGACGCTAGCGGATCACAAAGGGGGCTGGAAGATCGTGACGTTTCACCACCCGATTTATTCCCCCGCCCAAAACCGCGACAACCCCGTCGTGCGCAAGCACTGGCAACCGCTGTTTGACAAGTATGGAGTCGATTTGGTGTTGCAGGGGCATGATCACACCTACGCCCGCACGGGGGTGGTGACGATGGAGGATACCCCGGTGGGGAGGGCCGCGCCCCAAAATCCAGCCCAAGCCAAACCAGCCGAGGTGACAGAAGCTAAAACCACGGCCAATGGCGAAGCCAACAGCGGCACGGGGCTTAACTATCGCAGTCCTGCCGGTACGGTCTATGTGGTCTCCGTCAGCGGACCAAAGATGTACGGCCTGGGCGTGGAAAACCAAAAGTATTTTACACGGATTGGGGAAAACACGCAGTTATACCAGCTCATTCATATTGACGGGTCGGTGCTGCGCTTTGAGGCCCGGACCGCGCGGGGGGACCTGTACGATGGGTTTACCCTGACCAAACGGGAAGGCAGGCCAAACGAGCTCGTGGAGGAACAACCGGAAGTCGCGGAGCGGCGGTTGGAAAAGTAAGAAGCAGGGGGTTGGGAGTTGGCTCAAGGCAAAGGCTAGGAACGCGGATGACTCTCATGCGATAGATTCACGCGGATTTAGCGATGGGAAGTTTAAAGTCACGGAAGGGCACTGATTTACACGGTTTTGAGATTTCAAATTTGAGATTTCAGGTTTTTAATGTGGGACGGTTCGCCTGTCTAATCTGTGAAAATTAGTTTAATCAGCGTCATCTGTGTTCTGTTTGAAATTCTCCGTGAGCCTTTGTGACTTTCCCGTGGCTCCGTGATAAATGTATTTTTCCCTGGCTGACGCGGCGGGCTGCGGTTGTGTCTCCACTACCCACACCCACTACCCACACGCCCCTGTCCCTGGCTGACGCGGCGGGCTAAATTACCTAAATATCATAATACAAGCAAAATTCGAACGGGTGGGGGCGGATGCGGATCGCCTCCACCTCGCGCTCGCGTTTGTAGCGGATCCAGGTTTTGATCACGTCGGGCGTAAAGACATCTCCCCGCAATAAAAATTCGTGATCATCCTCGAGCGCGGCCAGCGATTCGGCCAGGCTAGCGGGCGTTTTGGCCACGTTGGAGAGCTCCTCCGGCGGTAAATCATAAATGTCCTTATCCAGCGGCTCTCCGGGATGCAGCTTGTTCTGGATGCCGTCGATCGCCGCCATCAGAATCGCCGCGAACGCCAGATACGGGTTGCAACTAGGGTCCGGGCAGCGAAATTCGATCCGCTTGGCCTTGGGGTTGGGGCTGTACATGGGGATGCGAATCGCCGCCGAGCGATTGCGCTGCGAATAAGCCAAATTCACCGGGGCTTCATAGCCGGGAACCAGCCGCTTGTAACTGTTGGTCGTGGGGTTGGTCAGGGCGCAGATGGCCGGCGCGTGCCGCAGGATCCCCCCCATGGCAAATAGCGCGGTATCGCTCAGGCCCGCATAGCCGCCGCCGGCAAAGAGCGGCTCGCCATGTTTCCACAGCGATACATGCGTGTGCATCCCGCTGCCGTTGTCGCCAAAGATCGGCTTGGGCATAAAGGTCACGGTCTTTTGATGCCGCCGCGCCACATTCTTGACGATGTATTTATACAAACACATCGCGTCCCCCATTTTGACCAGTTCCTGATACTTCAGGTCGATCTCGCACTGGCCGCCGGTCGCCACCTCGTGATGCTGGGCCTCGACATCCAGGCCGCAGTCGATCATCGTCTGCATCATTTCATTGCGCAAATCCATCATTTGATCCGCGGGAGGGACGGGAAAATACCCTTCTTTGTGGCGGATTTTGTAACCCAGATTGGGGGCGTTGCCCTGGCCGCGATTCCATTCCCCTTCCACGCTATCAAGATGGTAGTACGCCTCGTGGGCGTTTTGGTCAAAGCGAACATTATCAAAGATAAAGAATTCAGCTTCAGGACCGATGTAGCAGGTGTCGGCAATGCCGGTGCCGCGCAGGTAATTGACCGCCTTGCGCGAGACATTCCGCGGGTCGCGGGAGTAATCCTCGCGGGTAAGGGGATCCTGGATATTACAAATCAGCGCCAGCGTGGGAATGGTGGCAAAGGGGTCGATGATCGCCGTGTCGGGCTGGGGGACCAGCAGCATATCGCTTTCGTTGACCGCCTGCCAGCCGCGGATGCTGGAACCGTCAAAGCCCAGGCCCTCCTCAAAGGTGTCCTCGACCAGTTTGGTCACGGGAATGGTAAAGTGTTGCCATAAACCGGGAAAGTCCATGAACCGCAGATCGACGGCACGGACTTCTTTTTCTCGACAATAGGCCAGAACTTCACGGGGTGTCATAGGAAATGCCACGGGTGACGGAAAGGGTTATGTGAATATGGGTGATGGAATTGCACAAAAGGGCGTCGCGGGTGCTTGATTTACATTGTAATTACGAATCTTTGTGTGATTGGGATAATTCGTGGCTCATAGAGTTGTAAGCCACGGATGGGGACGGATTTTCAGGTATTTTAAATTTCAAATTGGGGATTTGCCGATTCTGTAAACCAAAGGGGTACGTCTCTGGCTGACGCCGCGGGCTGAGGTTGTGTCTCCACTAACCACTTGCCCCTGGCCTCTGAGCACCTTCGTCCCGTCCGGCGGACGGGACCTACTTCACCTCGCCCCTAGCACCTAATCCCTTTCCCCTCGCCCCAGTCCCTGGCTAACGCTGCGGGCTGAGGGGGCTAAGTGCTATTCAAAAAATTGATCAGTTCCCGCAACCGGCCCAGGCTGCGGCGGTTAAACTGACACGCCAGGCGGGGAAGCAGGATCAAGTTCGGCTCGTCGGCTTCCTCGGGCCAGGCGGAACATTGGGTGAATTCGCCGCTGGCCAAAATGCCGCGAAATTCCCGGTTGATGATGGCCAAGGTTTCCTCGCTCAGCGTTTTTGTCAGGCGAATCAGCAGGGTGTTTTTTACATAACGCATGCTGTGGTACACGTGATAAAAGTTTAATAACTCGGCGACGGTTTCCTCGATGCTGGTGGTCATCTTAAATAATGACAGGTCCTCCGGACTGATCATTCGCTCCCCCAGCAGTTTGTCGTGGACAAAGTGGCGAAACGGTTCCCAGAATGTGCCTCCAGGGGCGTCGAGAAAAACCACGGGGACCATGTCGCGCTTGCCGGTTTGCAGGAGTGTGAGGACCTCCAACCCCTCGTCCAGCGTGCCAAAGCCGCCGGGCAAAAGAACCACGGCATCGCATTCCTTGACAAACATTAGCTTGCGTGTAAAGAAATACTTCATGGTCACCAGCTTGGCATCGCCGGCGATGATTTTATTGGATCCTTGCTCAAAGGGGAGCATGATATTCAGCCCCATGGAGTTTTCGCGTCCCGCGCCCGCATGACCGGCCTCCATGATGCCGCTGGCGGCGCCGGTGACCACCAGCCAGCTTTGCTCGGCCATGGCGCGGGCGAGTTGCAGCGCGGTTTGGTAGGCAGGGGCGGTCTCTGGCGTGCGAGCCGAGCCAAAGATCGAAACTTTGCGCCGCGACCGGTATTGCGAAAAGACCTTAAACGCGTAACGCAACTCGCGCAGCGTTCGGCTGAGGATTTTTAGATCGCCGATCGCCGTTCGGTCCCGCGCCAGTTTATCCGCCGATTCCTTTATCTGGTCGATCAATTCCTGGATGCGGGCTTCATTGAGGTGGGGATCGATGACAAGCTCGCCGCTGGACGCGGGGGGTAGCTCTAAATCGTCATCCGCTTCGGTAAGTCGAGTCACAGGAAAGTATATAAATGGGGGAGAAAGGTTAATTTGCTGGCGGCGGGAACGCAACGGGTTATGTCCACCCGGACCGCGGTACCGCAACATGGCACAATATAGCAAGTCCCGGCCATTTTGGCACCGTCCGGGCACGGAACATTTGGCGGCTTTGTGGCGGTTGGCGTCTAAAGCGCCGGATGGTTGCTTTTTTCGGATGCTGGACGGACTTGCCTGAGATGGGGTTTACCGCGAAGTGTCTTCCAGCGGAACGTGCTCTATTGCGGGGGTAATTTCTGCCGCTTGGGACTTTGCCGGCGCCGCTTGCTCCAGGATGATTCCTCCAGCGTGAATTTCCCTCACCAGCGCCCCCGCGGATAATCGCTCTCCAGGACGGACGATCTGATTATTCACCAGCGCGCTCCATCCCGCCGCCGATTGGTACACGGCCTGCAACCGCGGAAGCGACAGCGTCCCCGGGCGAGTCCCCCCCCGCGCTGAAATGAATGCTGAGTCGGCTGGATCTGTGGATTGGGTTGCTTGCGTCCCTTCATCGGCAGACATGGGGTGCGTGAGTTGTTCCGCCTGTGACAACTGGGAGTTGTCGCCAGGTCCATCGACTAAGAATGCGGCGGGCCGTTCAAACGGGTTATGCAGCGTTATCGTTTCTAATGGGATAATTGGCCAGTGACGCCGCTCCCGGACAGCGCTGACGTCTGGTGAAGCCGTTGCGCCTTGGCCCGCGTCTTCGCCAGCAATATCCAGTCCCAGCGGATCTTGACGCGCGATGTAATTGTTCCAAACCACCCAACCTAGCACCAGCGCCAGGAGGGGAATCAGCATCAGCTTGGAGCGTTGATAAAGGTTCTGATAGCGGCCCATGGGACGATTTCCCTAAAGGTAAATGCGACTAGGCGCAGGGTGTTTCCGTGAGTAAGGGAAGTTCACTGGGACTTGAGCGCGAGTTTGCGATTGGGTGAGACCAAGGGGAGGTTGCCCGCCACGGGAAAACGAAGTTGAATTTCAATATTGCAATCTCCCCGGGGCTGGGGTGGTTCATTAATACTCAGGTTAGAGACGTAACACATTCGCGGCAGTCGCGAAATGCCATCCAAAAAATGGCAAATTTCGGCAAACGTCCCCTGGGCCCGAATTTGTAACTCTAGCGCCGAATTGTGGGTTGTGCCCACGACTCGCCCGGGGCGAAATTCCTTGATGTTTACCTGGGTGGCTAGCGCCAGTTCCGACAAGTAACCCAAAAATTCGGCTTCGGCGGCGACGGGTGCCAAGCGCTCATGGATGGCGGCCAGGCCGTCCTGGGCGGCGGCTAATTCCCTTTCCAATTTTTTAGTGTGGGCGTTCAATTTACCGCTGCGCTGCAATAGTTCGCGCAGTTCGGTGGCGTGCGCCGCTCGTTGTTCATATTGGGTATGAATCATGTGCTGGCACCAACTGGCAAACCACAAGATCAACAACGCCACGCTTGCCCCGGCGGCATGCAGGCAACCGCTCCATAACCGCAGGGCCTGGTTGTTTGTTAAGTTGCGGATCATGGCGCACCCCCAAAGCGGCATTCAATTTGAAATTGGCGGCCTCCGTCGCGGGGGAGGGGGAATTCCGCCGTGGATTTGAGTTCCACATTTTCAAAGACGGACGCATGTTGCAATCGTTCCACAAACTTCATGACGGTGGCATCATCCGCGGCGATCCCCTGTAACTGTAAGGTTTGCTGCGCGGCCCGCAACAATAGTCCCTGGTCGGCGGCTGTTTTTCCCCGCGTGGCGGCCTCCCCCGCTGCCAGGTCTGTCTCTGGGACCAGGGAGAGGGTGGCACGCTGCAATTGCAGCTTTTCTACGTGCCGGGCGGCGTCGGATAAAATGCCTAAGATGACCAGGGAGCGCTCGGGGGGTTGTAGTCGCCGCATGCGCTGTTCTTCGGCGCGGGTTCGTAGGATCGAACGATCTAGGTCGTCATTGCGTGCCTCGGCCCATACCATGGGCTGGACGTCTTGTTCCAATTGCAAAAGTTCCGCAAGTTGCCGCCACAAGCTGAGCGAGGGTTCCGTTAACCAGAGCAAAGCCCCGGCCGCACAGCCAATCCAGATCACGCACCATAACCGTAATTGGCGTTGAATGAGGCAGTTTTTTTGAAAATGAAACGATAACAGATTGACACTCATGCCGGTTCCTCCCAGGCCAAGGCCGACAAACCCGCCGCCATGGCATACGGGGCGTCCGCTCCGGCTGACCATACCGAAATCAGGGGCTGCAAGCTCCACGGTTGCGTGACGATTTCAAATTTTTGCTGCAACACTCCATCCAAACCGGGAATTTCGCCGCCGCTGCCGGTCAACCACATTGTTTCCGGCAGCAGCTTGGGGTAAACCCGCCCCACATAGGCCCACGTGCGGTCCAATTCACCGCACAATTCGCCACAGACTCGTGCCAGCAGTTGATTCAAGAGCGCGGAGACATTTCCGCCGCCGCGGTGGGAATCGCCAGCCAAGCCCGCTTTTTTCAGGATTGCGGCCGCTTCACTAGTCGATATTTGCCACGCTTCACAGATCGGCGCCAGCAATTGCATGTATCCGATTTGCCGCACCTGGCGAATATACAGGGGTTTGCCAGCCCGGCATAAAATAATGCTGGTATCCCGCTCTCCAATGTGCAGCACCGCATATGCTCCGCACAATCGCGGCTGGGCCAGCAAAACGCTGCGGGCCAAGGCCCAGGGCGCGACTTCGCAGACCTGGGGCAAAAAGCCGGCGGCTAAACAGTCATTCGCGATCCGCGTGGAAAAATCCGTGGCGACTCCGACCGCCAGAACGGGCGTGATGCCATCGCGAAGGGATTTATCCCCCTCCTCCACGCGCCAATAATCGCTAGCGATTTCTTCGGGATCGAGCTGCATCTCCGCGGCCAGTTCCTGGTGCGCCATCTGCCGCAGTTCCCGCTCGTCCGCCGTCGGCAACTCCAGGTTGCGCCATTCCCATCCTCCCGTGGGAAGGCAAAAAGCCAGGGCTTTGCCCCGAAACAGCTTCCGCGTGGGGGCTAGCTCTGGACAAATCTCCCGCAGGTTCGTCGTGCTGAGATCCGCAGGGGGGGCATCGAGTTCGGACCATTCGGTTGACCAGCGCCGCGCAATGGCAAATTCGGTTCCCCGCCGCTCTAGCTGCGCCCAGCGCAGGCCGTGCGCGCCCAACTCCAACCCGATCCAACCAAGGTTTGACCTTAATAAACCGTGGGAATCGCGCGCGCGGCCAAAGCACCTCCCCGGAGCTTCCCAGGCGGAAAATATGTCGAGCCAGTCGGTGAGCAAGGTCGTGGGCACGTGTTGTTCGGTAATGTAAGGCCGGCGCGGAACAAACCGGGCACGGCCGTCAAATGGTTTAGTTGGAAATGGTGGAAACATCCAATAAGGGCATGATGATGGCCAACACCACCACCGCCACCACCACGCCCAGCATGACAATGATCGCGGGTTCGAGGATGCGGATGAGATCGCGCAGATGGCGTTCCCCGTCATCCTCAAAGTGTTCTCCGACCGCTTGC
This region includes:
- a CDS encoding methylglyoxal synthase produces the protein MPPPVKPTVALIAHDRMKPALLDFVRTHQAVLGKFNLVATASTGQLLNEQLGLRTECVIHGPEGGDLIIGGRVALGQIRAVIFLRDPLTAQPHEPDVSALMRVCDVHSVPLATNLGTASAVMDDLRDEVPTSS
- a CDS encoding ATP-grasp domain-containing protein; amino-acid sequence: MPKIILWEECNAVAANGDPTPSLANKIRTEGGALICAVANDFAAVARFTVELAWSAQSELPLGLCERVRLRAINLRDSIDDFLSQAAKDCDAVGILAPETDGLLEHRSRIIEEAGGRLLGPDSAWVRLAADKHQLCEFLRAADVPVPIGGIVPKSEEQFLEQLYQSQAVWPAIVVKPRAGAGGWGVRILTGEREMRDWHRETATGKMLDAWRWERYVPGMPASIAAIGMGSSATGQKHYQLCPPGEQMLIYGSRKDISYVGGRIPLGDELARRMCELARRALDCLPPFRGYVGLDLVLANSAAGFEDVVIEINPRWTTSYVGLRKLARTNLAEYQYAAVRGQPLPPLEFNPGKIEFDTNGNARIMNDR
- a CDS encoding metallophosphoesterase family protein; this encodes MMTTLNTSFYTWFAIGWLALPVCLSAHEGPDHKHPPARPVAPRELYRPTAAPDRVILTLAADPARAQGVTWRTSTEVAQAKAQILPAEHGPIDPRKAANSEAVTTPLATDLGDAHYHSVLFADLQPRTKYAYRVGDGINWSEWFHFTTAADKPEPFSFIYFGDAQNDIKSQWSRVVREAYGDMPDARFMLHAGDLINNPNSDAEWGEWFFAGGWLNGSLNTLPTPGNHEYGKKTPLGKSELSGHWRAQFTLPENGPANLPETAYFIDYQGTRIISLNSNEQQAEQAAWLEKTLADHKGGWKIVTFHHPIYSPAQNRDNPVVRKHWQPLFDKYGVDLVLQGHDHTYARTGVVTMEDTPVGRAAPQNPAQAKPAEVTEAKTTANGEANSGTGLNYRSPAGTVYVVSVSGPKMYGLGVENQKYFTRIGENTQLYQLIHIDGSVLRFEARTARGDLYDGFTLTKREGRPNELVEEQPEVAERRLEK
- the glnA gene encoding type I glutamate--ammonia ligase, whose amino-acid sequence is MTPREVLAYCREKEVRAVDLRFMDFPGLWQHFTIPVTKLVEDTFEEGLGFDGSSIRGWQAVNESDMLLVPQPDTAIIDPFATIPTLALICNIQDPLTREDYSRDPRNVSRKAVNYLRGTGIADTCYIGPEAEFFIFDNVRFDQNAHEAYYHLDSVEGEWNRGQGNAPNLGYKIRHKEGYFPVPPADQMMDLRNEMMQTMIDCGLDVEAQHHEVATGGQCEIDLKYQELVKMGDAMCLYKYIVKNVARRHQKTVTFMPKPIFGDNGSGMHTHVSLWKHGEPLFAGGGYAGLSDTALFAMGGILRHAPAICALTNPTTNSYKRLVPGYEAPVNLAYSQRNRSAAIRIPMYSPNPKAKRIEFRCPDPSCNPYLAFAAILMAAIDGIQNKLHPGEPLDKDIYDLPPEELSNVAKTPASLAESLAALEDDHEFLLRGDVFTPDVIKTWIRYKREREVEAIRIRPHPFEFCLYYDI
- a CDS encoding TIGR00730 family Rossman fold protein — protein: MLRYRGPGGHNPLRSRRQQINLSPPFIYFPVTRLTEADDDLELPPASSGELVIDPHLNEARIQELIDQIKESADKLARDRTAIGDLKILSRTLRELRYAFKVFSQYRSRRKVSIFGSARTPETAPAYQTALQLARAMAEQSWLVVTGAASGIMEAGHAGAGRENSMGLNIMLPFEQGSNKIIAGDAKLVTMKYFFTRKLMFVKECDAVVLLPGGFGTLDEGLEVLTLLQTGKRDMVPVVFLDAPGGTFWEPFRHFVHDKLLGERMISPEDLSLFKMTTSIEETVAELLNFYHVYHSMRYVKNTLLIRLTKTLSEETLAIINREFRGILASGEFTQCSAWPEEADEPNLILLPRLACQFNRRSLGRLRELINFLNST
- the pilO gene encoding type 4a pilus biogenesis protein PilO, which translates into the protein MIRNLTNNQALRLWSGCLHAAGASVALLILWFASWCQHMIHTQYEQRAAHATELRELLQRSGKLNAHTKKLERELAAAQDGLAAIHERLAPVAAEAEFLGYLSELALATQVNIKEFRPGRVVGTTHNSALELQIRAQGTFAEICHFLDGISRLPRMCYVSNLSINEPPQPRGDCNIEIQLRFPVAGNLPLVSPNRKLALKSQ
- a CDS encoding PilN domain-containing protein: MSVNLLSFHFQKNCLIQRQLRLWCVIWIGCAAGALLWLTEPSLSLWRQLAELLQLEQDVQPMVWAEARNDDLDRSILRTRAEEQRMRRLQPPERSLVILGILSDAARHVEKLQLQRATLSLVPETDLAAGEAATRGKTAADQGLLLRAAQQTLQLQGIAADDATVMKFVERLQHASVFENVELKSTAEFPLPRDGGRQFQIECRFGGAP